A section of the Trichocoleus sp. genome encodes:
- a CDS encoding MraY family glycosyltransferase encodes MPPEFYHIAAFFISVVVVLLTTPIVKRIGLKSGYVDKPGGRKVHQSPMVRLGGVSIFLGTLVALLVVWWTGGFGILPPHKEYEIWGLTIGGLAFFLVGLADDLFSLSPLTRLLLQAVIASGAWLAGVQIEFLSIPSVGLTSLPMWVSLPVTVIWLVGMANAINWIDGLDGLAAGVSGIAAVVMLIVCLFMDQPAAALIAAALAGGSLGFLRYNFNPAQIFMGDGGAYFMGFTLAGIGVVGLVKSVTTAAVLLPYLILAVPILDMSAVILDRLRNGKSPFTADKRHLHHRLLKAGLSHRAAVLFIYSLTLWVGTLALAFSGIPSGLTYAIAATALLSYTGWQVKKHARQ; translated from the coding sequence ATGCCTCCTGAGTTCTACCATATTGCTGCTTTCTTCATTTCTGTCGTAGTTGTCCTGCTTACTACGCCGATTGTTAAGCGAATTGGCTTGAAAAGCGGATATGTTGACAAACCCGGTGGTCGCAAAGTTCATCAAAGCCCGATGGTTCGATTAGGTGGCGTGTCAATTTTTCTAGGCACTTTAGTGGCGCTGCTGGTAGTTTGGTGGACAGGTGGATTTGGCATCCTCCCTCCTCACAAAGAATATGAAATTTGGGGACTGACAATTGGCGGGCTTGCTTTCTTTTTAGTGGGTCTAGCAGACGATCTCTTTAGCCTCTCTCCCCTGACTCGTCTGCTGCTGCAGGCAGTGATTGCTTCTGGAGCCTGGCTGGCAGGCGTGCAAATTGAGTTTCTGTCGATTCCTTCGGTGGGGCTGACCTCTCTGCCGATGTGGGTCAGTTTGCCAGTAACGGTGATTTGGCTGGTTGGCATGGCAAACGCCATTAACTGGATCGATGGCTTAGATGGATTAGCAGCCGGGGTTTCAGGCATTGCAGCAGTCGTGATGCTGATTGTCTGTCTGTTTATGGATCAGCCTGCGGCAGCTCTGATTGCAGCAGCTTTGGCAGGAGGTTCACTTGGCTTTCTACGCTATAACTTCAACCCAGCCCAGATTTTTATGGGAGATGGCGGAGCCTACTTTATGGGCTTCACACTCGCAGGGATTGGTGTTGTGGGATTGGTCAAGAGTGTGACCACAGCAGCAGTCCTGCTGCCCTACCTAATTCTGGCAGTGCCAATTCTTGATATGTCTGCTGTCATTCTTGATCGCCTTCGTAACGGTAAATCTCCCTTCACTGCGGATAAGCGTCACCTCCATCACCGTCTGCTGAAGGCAGGTCTTTCTCACCGAGCAGCTGTTTTATTCATCTATAGCCTGACGCTCTGGGTCGGAACGCTGGCACTAGCATTCTCTGGAATTCCGAGCGGCTTGACTTATGCGATCGCTGCAACAGCACTCTTAAGCTATACCGGATGGCAGGTGAAGAAACACGCAAGGCAATAG
- a CDS encoding calcium-binding protein, with amino-acid sequence MLVPISLDSARDTALFSASPVASHSSLYAIPNSLDQTAGRLSQATTRLLQADLGLKQLGDRQNNRLIGSQRNDLIRGKAGNDQLSGRGGADQLFGDQGNDLLKGGAGDDRLTGGSGKDILVGGAGNDSLSNDSGTDQLTGGAGADRFILRATSKKLTTVSIITDFDPIADSLQIGATTTEQIHQISGAGPFSGSTILQNNATGEYLVVLKNIDSASVNLLDRLTFPPSAETPTPNYPLPNPADPTFPNPSPTNPLTAALNPATVKFSAIDSEATIAATGAASLKLGTQTLYIGTQQVSSTNQNPIIASFDSNNPANQWVKTNYEMTGADGRGYGLFWSGTNLYGLFSVDGTQGTPDQDFRRVSTGATQSWLRSYGQGGGAKVAVLARLNPATGEMLEAAYLSAILSNGNSNSFEVTGFSVNSTGNLVIAAKSWFAPRQPDGKAMTQLTSGSSPFNYSVEITPDLRTVISTGAIGWA; translated from the coding sequence ATGCTTGTGCCAATTAGTCTAGATTCAGCAAGGGACACTGCCCTTTTCTCTGCGTCTCCAGTCGCCAGTCATTCAAGCCTATATGCAATTCCGAATTCCCTAGATCAAACAGCAGGTCGTCTCTCTCAAGCAACAACTCGCTTACTTCAGGCTGATCTGGGTTTGAAGCAATTGGGCGATCGACAAAACAATCGCTTGATCGGCAGCCAGCGCAATGACCTGATCCGGGGTAAAGCGGGAAATGATCAGCTTTCTGGGCGAGGAGGCGCAGATCAACTGTTTGGTGATCAGGGTAATGATCTTCTTAAAGGAGGCGCAGGAGACGATCGCCTCACAGGAGGCAGCGGCAAAGATATCTTAGTCGGTGGAGCAGGCAACGATAGCCTTTCGAACGATAGCGGGACTGATCAGCTAACAGGTGGAGCAGGCGCAGACCGATTTATTTTGAGAGCCACCAGCAAGAAACTCACCACAGTCAGCATCATTACAGACTTTGACCCGATCGCCGATTCGCTTCAAATTGGTGCAACTACAACAGAGCAAATTCATCAAATCAGCGGTGCCGGACCTTTTAGCGGCAGTACAATCTTGCAGAACAATGCCACGGGTGAATATCTCGTTGTCCTTAAAAACATTGATAGCGCCAGCGTTAACCTGCTTGACCGCCTCACCTTCCCTCCTTCAGCCGAAACACCGACCCCCAACTATCCCCTGCCAAACCCTGCCGATCCCACATTCCCCAACCCCTCACCCACGAATCCACTCACTGCTGCTCTCAATCCTGCAACCGTTAAGTTTTCCGCCATTGATAGCGAAGCAACGATCGCTGCGACTGGAGCAGCCAGCCTCAAACTGGGGACTCAAACGCTTTACATTGGCACGCAGCAAGTCAGCAGCACCAACCAGAATCCCATTATTGCCAGCTTTGACAGTAACAATCCGGCAAACCAGTGGGTGAAGACCAACTATGAGATGACAGGTGCAGATGGACGGGGCTATGGGCTGTTCTGGAGCGGGACAAACTTATACGGCTTGTTTAGTGTCGATGGTACGCAAGGAACCCCTGACCAAGACTTCCGGCGAGTCAGCACCGGAGCAACCCAATCCTGGCTTCGCAGCTATGGACAGGGAGGCGGTGCAAAAGTGGCAGTTCTGGCTCGACTCAATCCGGCAACCGGAGAAATGCTAGAAGCTGCCTATCTCTCTGCAATTCTCAGCAACGGCAACAGCAACAGCTTTGAAGTGACGGGCTTCAGCGTTAACAGTACAGGCAATTTGGTGATTGCTGCTAAATCCTGGTTTGCACCCCGTCAACCTGATGGCAAAGCCATGACTCAACTCACGTCTGGTAGTTCGCCCTTTAACTACAGTGTTGAAATCACCCCTGACTTACGAACAGTCATCAGTACGGGTGCGATCGGTTGGGCGTAA
- a CDS encoding HAMP domain-containing sensor histidine kinase: MSNSSNQPVHVRISLRVKLLIGFSIVFSFVFAGAFYWFYSFATEKTMTRLRADMRSTLEGAVKGVDVNDLLALYRQGERNPSGFSDDPRYQKQLAWFQTVHQIEPRVWLYSYIVAPAKQNRRVGASPVQPDRLEIIYLVDLWAAYHPEKASKFLEPDVAGGAAYQILREKRLIEESKIYQDKWGSWLSASAPLLDKQGNVAAVLGLDLEASYVLEVQEAIRDRVLASFVITYGVLFVLIYVLSGILTKHLRELTQSAEQTAVGNYNLDLSSVKQSAVPDEMNVLAQMFENMVDSIRLREQQIREGKQIEDEVRLELQQERELNELKSRFVSMVSHELRTPLTVLRTSLELLQRYGHVASEDKKAEYFQRCRAAIHTMTQLLEDVLAIGKSEAGKLQCNPIPIDLQSFCLELLEEMRVSTQGSHFLKFLSNGNCTGACLDKALLRSILTNLLSNAIKYSPPGSTVEFNLTCSRGNGMFEIRDSGIGIPKEDQSRLFELFHRASNASMIRGTGLGLAIVKQCVTHHGGEISFSTQQGVGTTFTVKLPLYLTQETEEKNEGRGES, from the coding sequence GTGAGTAATTCATCGAATCAGCCTGTGCATGTGCGAATCAGTCTTCGCGTCAAGTTACTGATTGGCTTCAGCATTGTATTTAGTTTTGTATTTGCAGGCGCTTTCTATTGGTTTTACTCTTTTGCAACCGAGAAGACGATGACCCGCTTGCGGGCAGATATGCGATCGACGCTGGAAGGAGCGGTCAAGGGGGTTGATGTAAACGACTTGCTTGCTCTTTATCGGCAAGGGGAACGCAATCCTTCTGGGTTTTCAGATGATCCCCGCTATCAAAAGCAGCTTGCCTGGTTTCAGACAGTTCACCAGATTGAACCTCGCGTCTGGTTATATAGCTACATTGTTGCGCCTGCCAAGCAAAACCGCCGAGTTGGAGCATCCCCTGTACAGCCCGATCGCCTGGAAATTATTTACCTTGTCGATCTGTGGGCTGCCTACCACCCAGAAAAAGCATCTAAGTTCTTGGAGCCAGATGTGGCAGGAGGTGCGGCATATCAAATTCTTCGCGAAAAGCGTCTAATTGAAGAATCAAAAATCTACCAGGATAAGTGGGGAAGCTGGCTCTCTGCCTCAGCCCCTTTGCTGGATAAGCAAGGCAATGTTGCTGCGGTATTGGGGCTAGACCTTGAAGCGAGCTATGTGCTGGAAGTGCAGGAAGCCATCCGCGATCGGGTGCTGGCATCTTTTGTCATCACCTATGGTGTCCTGTTCGTGCTGATTTATGTGCTTTCAGGCATCCTGACTAAGCATCTACGAGAGCTAACCCAGTCGGCAGAACAAACTGCGGTAGGCAACTATAATTTGGACTTGTCTTCCGTCAAGCAGAGCGCCGTACCAGATGAAATGAATGTGCTGGCGCAGATGTTTGAAAATATGGTGGACAGCATTCGCCTCCGAGAGCAGCAAATTCGTGAAGGCAAGCAGATTGAGGATGAGGTGCGGCTAGAACTCCAGCAAGAGCGAGAACTCAACGAACTGAAGTCCCGCTTTGTCTCTATGGTGTCTCATGAGCTTCGTACTCCCTTAACGGTGCTTCGGACTTCGTTAGAACTGCTGCAACGCTATGGGCACGTTGCCTCTGAGGACAAAAAAGCAGAATACTTCCAGCGATGTCGGGCTGCAATTCATACAATGACCCAACTCCTGGAAGACGTGCTGGCGATCGGCAAAAGTGAGGCAGGTAAACTGCAATGCAACCCCATCCCCATCGACCTGCAATCTTTTTGCCTGGAACTGCTAGAAGAAATGCGTGTTAGCACTCAAGGCAGCCATTTTCTCAAGTTTTTGAGCAACGGCAACTGTACTGGGGCTTGTTTAGATAAAGCGCTGCTGCGATCGATCCTGACCAATCTCCTGTCAAATGCCATCAAATATTCGCCTCCCGGCAGCACTGTTGAATTCAATCTCACCTGTAGTCGGGGCAATGGCATGTTTGAGATTCGGGACAGCGGCATTGGTATCCCAAAGGAAGATCAGTCGCGCCTATTTGAGCTATTCCATCGCGCCAGTAATGCCAGCATGATTCGAGGTACAGGTTTAGGGCTGGCGATCGTCAAACAATGTGTGACTCATCATGGTGGTGAAATCAGTTTCTCGACTCAACAAGGAGTTGGAACAACGTTTACAGTCAAACTGCCGCTTTACTTAACACAGGAAACTGAGGAAAAAAATGAGGGACGTGGAGAGAGCTAG
- a CDS encoding competence/damage-inducible protein A, which translates to MTLTSVSAEIISVGTELLLGDILNTNAQFLAQEFAQLGIPHYYQTVVGDNPLRLQKAIAIACERSRLLVFTGGLGPTPDDLTTETIADFFGVPLIERTDVLEEIAQKFARRGRTMSPSNRKQALFPEGATVLPNPVGSAPGIIWQPRSGLTLMTFPGVPSEMKAMWQQTAVPFLQSQGWGQEIIYSRILRFWGVPESVLAERAATFLDLENPTVAPYAGNGEVRLRISAKAASEAEALERIDPVAQQLQALGGADYYGADEATLASAVGHLLKQAEQTLSVAESCTGGGLGQQLTAVPGSSSYFWGGVISYDNQVKVNLLGVAPQALADEGAVSDIVAQQMAIGVRQRLGTTWSLSITGIAGPDGGTEAKPVGLVYIGLAGPTDQQVESFRYQFGDRSRDHIRWMSICSALDLLRRRLQRG; encoded by the coding sequence ATGACATTGACATCTGTGAGTGCAGAAATTATCTCTGTCGGTACGGAACTCCTGCTCGGAGACATCCTGAACACGAACGCGCAGTTTTTGGCACAGGAATTTGCTCAATTGGGGATTCCGCACTACTACCAAACCGTGGTGGGTGACAATCCGCTGCGGCTGCAAAAAGCAATTGCAATTGCCTGTGAACGATCGCGCTTACTCGTCTTTACAGGGGGATTAGGTCCGACCCCAGATGATCTGACAACTGAAACGATCGCTGATTTTTTTGGGGTACCTCTCATTGAACGGACAGATGTATTAGAAGAAATTGCCCAGAAATTTGCCCGTCGTGGCAGAACCATGTCACCGAGCAACCGTAAACAGGCTCTCTTTCCAGAGGGAGCAACGGTTTTACCGAATCCGGTAGGCAGCGCACCCGGTATCATCTGGCAACCGCGATCGGGGTTAACGCTAATGACGTTTCCCGGTGTTCCGAGTGAAATGAAGGCGATGTGGCAACAAACGGCTGTCCCTTTTCTTCAGAGTCAAGGATGGGGACAGGAAATTATTTATAGCCGCATCTTGCGCTTTTGGGGCGTGCCAGAATCCGTTTTAGCTGAGAGAGCCGCTACTTTTTTAGATCTCGAAAATCCGACAGTCGCACCTTATGCCGGAAATGGTGAAGTTCGCTTGCGAATTTCTGCTAAAGCAGCCAGTGAGGCAGAGGCGCTTGAGCGAATTGACCCAGTAGCTCAACAACTGCAAGCCCTCGGTGGTGCAGATTACTATGGAGCAGATGAGGCAACTCTGGCATCGGCAGTTGGTCATTTACTAAAGCAGGCAGAGCAAACGCTGTCAGTTGCAGAATCTTGTACAGGAGGTGGCTTAGGTCAGCAGTTGACCGCTGTTCCGGGCAGTTCGAGCTATTTTTGGGGTGGCGTAATTTCTTACGATAATCAGGTCAAGGTTAATCTGTTGGGGGTTGCGCCGCAGGCTCTAGCCGATGAGGGAGCCGTGAGCGATATTGTGGCGCAACAGATGGCGATCGGGGTGCGGCAGCGCCTGGGAACCACCTGGAGCCTGAGCATTACGGGCATTGCTGGCCCTGATGGTGGAACTGAGGCGAAACCCGTTGGACTTGTCTACATTGGCTTAGCAGGACCAACAGACCAGCAGGTTGAAAGCTTCCGATATCAGTTTGGCGATCGCAGTCGAGATCATATTCGATGGATGAGTATCTGCTCAGCGCTCGATCTGTTGCGTCGGAGGCTGCAGCGGGGATAG
- the chlG gene encoding chlorophyll synthase ChlG translates to MSESSTPSPAPESATADRSAKTRQLLGMKGAQPGETSIWKIRLQLMKPITWIPLIWGVVCGAASSGQYTWTLENFLISAAAMLLSGPLLTGYTQTLNDFYDREIDAINEPYRPIPSGAISIPQVVTQVVMLLAGGIGVAYLLDRWAGHSFPTITALAIGGSFLAYIYSAPPLKLKQNGWLGNYALGASYIALPWWTGHALFGDLNWTIVLLTLFYSLSGLGIAIVNDFKSVEGDRQLGLKSLPVMFGITTAAWICVLMIDVFQSGVAVYLMSVQQNLYAVLLILLIIPQITFQDMYFLRDPLKNDVKYQASAQPFLVLGMLVTALALGHAGL, encoded by the coding sequence ATGTCCGAGTCTTCAACCCCTTCGCCCGCTCCAGAGTCAGCGACAGCCGATCGCAGTGCCAAAACGCGCCAGTTGCTTGGTATGAAAGGCGCACAGCCCGGAGAGACCTCAATCTGGAAGATCCGGCTGCAGCTCATGAAACCGATTACCTGGATTCCGCTGATCTGGGGTGTGGTTTGTGGTGCAGCTTCTTCTGGGCAATATACCTGGACGCTAGAGAATTTTCTGATTTCAGCCGCCGCGATGCTGCTGTCGGGTCCCTTGCTGACAGGCTATACCCAAACCCTCAACGATTTCTACGATCGAGAAATTGACGCGATCAATGAACCCTATCGTCCGATTCCTTCTGGCGCGATTTCTATTCCGCAGGTCGTGACGCAAGTCGTCATGCTGTTGGCTGGCGGTATTGGAGTTGCCTATCTGCTTGATCGCTGGGCAGGTCACAGTTTCCCGACTATTACAGCATTGGCAATCGGCGGTTCCTTCCTGGCTTATATCTACTCTGCACCACCGCTAAAGCTCAAGCAAAATGGCTGGCTGGGAAATTATGCTCTAGGTGCAAGCTATATTGCCTTGCCCTGGTGGACGGGACATGCGCTGTTCGGTGACTTGAACTGGACGATCGTGCTGTTGACCTTGTTTTACAGCCTCTCTGGCCTGGGAATTGCGATCGTTAATGACTTTAAGAGTGTCGAAGGCGATCGACAGTTGGGCTTGAAGTCACTGCCTGTCATGTTTGGCATTACGACGGCTGCCTGGATTTGTGTACTGATGATTGATGTCTTTCAGTCCGGTGTAGCGGTTTATTTAATGTCTGTGCAGCAAAACCTTTATGCAGTGCTGCTGATTTTGCTGATTATTCCTCAGATCACCTTTCAAGATATGTATTTTCTGCGTGACCCGCTCAAAAATGATGTGAAATATCAGGCAAGTGCTCAACCTTTCCTGGTTTTGGGAATGTTGGTCACGGCTCTAGCATTGGGACATGCAGGCTTGTAG
- a CDS encoding DUF2862 domain-containing protein, which translates to MEIGQKVRVRRLRDRSPKSVIDCLGKTGTIKEFRMTDGSGVGVVVRFESGFSTWFFEDELEPTS; encoded by the coding sequence ATGGAAATAGGTCAAAAGGTACGCGTGCGTCGCTTGCGCGATCGTTCTCCCAAGTCGGTCATTGACTGTTTAGGTAAAACAGGAACGATTAAAGAATTCAGAATGACTGATGGGAGCGGAGTCGGGGTCGTTGTCAGGTTTGAAAGTGGGTTTTCGACCTGGTTTTTTGAGGATGAGTTGGAGCCAACGAGTTAG
- a CDS encoding ArsA family ATPase has product MIVIIRQYEGIPRFWLLPYLWLELRQQDILAMALILTFLGKGGTGRSTMAIAAAKQFAGQGKRVLFVGQDPSPALDLLLGAPLTADPQEIAANFQAVKLLTATLLERSWEEVKKLEAQYLRSPFFKAVYGQELGVLPGMDNALALNAIREFETSGKYDVIVFDSEGDAATLRMLGMPEILSWYIRRFRQVFADSDLGKTIAPFVQPIASAVLNVNWSSGDIFSQPAAAQVNNLLDEGKAAVADPNRFIAYLVTTNDPAAIAAAKYLWGSAQQIGLTIGGVLLNQSNGTEAVQSEFAPLTVKALPTRQGDDWQPLLSALPDFTQAAQAPKPIRIDTSERKVYLFLPGFDKKQVKLTQYGPEVTIEAGDQRRNIFLPPELSGKPVTGAKFQDGYLIISF; this is encoded by the coding sequence GTGATAGTGATCATCCGCCAGTACGAAGGCATTCCCCGCTTTTGGTTGCTACCATATCTCTGGTTAGAGCTTAGACAGCAGGACATTCTGGCGATGGCGTTAATTCTGACATTTTTGGGCAAAGGTGGAACGGGTCGCAGCACAATGGCGATCGCTGCCGCAAAACAGTTTGCAGGACAGGGAAAGCGCGTGCTGTTTGTGGGGCAAGATCCAAGTCCCGCGCTGGATTTACTGCTGGGCGCACCCTTGACTGCTGACCCACAAGAGATTGCTGCTAACTTCCAAGCCGTAAAGCTATTGACTGCAACCCTGCTAGAACGCAGTTGGGAAGAAGTGAAAAAGCTGGAGGCACAATATTTACGATCGCCCTTTTTCAAAGCAGTCTACGGACAGGAATTAGGCGTACTGCCCGGCATGGACAATGCCCTTGCCCTTAATGCAATTCGAGAATTTGAAACGAGCGGCAAATACGATGTGATTGTCTTCGACAGTGAAGGCGATGCTGCAACGCTGAGAATGCTGGGAATGCCAGAAATCTTGAGCTGGTATATTCGCCGTTTCCGCCAAGTTTTTGCTGATTCTGATCTGGGTAAAACCATTGCCCCTTTTGTGCAGCCGATCGCCAGTGCCGTACTGAATGTGAACTGGTCAAGTGGTGACATCTTCTCTCAGCCTGCGGCAGCACAGGTAAATAACCTATTAGATGAAGGCAAAGCAGCAGTTGCAGACCCCAATCGCTTTATTGCTTACTTAGTGACAACAAACGATCCAGCTGCCATTGCAGCGGCGAAGTATCTTTGGGGCAGTGCTCAGCAAATTGGTTTGACGATCGGCGGTGTTTTGCTCAATCAAAGTAATGGAACAGAGGCAGTTCAGTCTGAATTTGCGCCTCTCACTGTGAAAGCTCTGCCAACTCGCCAAGGTGATGATTGGCAACCCCTTCTGTCAGCCCTGCCTGACTTTACTCAAGCAGCCCAAGCCCCCAAACCGATCCGCATCGATACGTCTGAGCGAAAAGTTTATCTGTTCCTGCCTGGGTTTGATAAGAAGCAGGTCAAACTCACCCAATATGGTCCCGAAGTGACGATCGAGGCAGGCGATCAGCGGCGCAATATTTTCCTGCCGCCCGAACTTAGCGGTAAACCTGTGACCGGAGCGAAGTTTCAGGACGGTTATTTGATTATTTCTTTTTAG
- the hisF gene encoding imidazole glycerol phosphate synthase subunit HisF codes for MLAKRILPCLDVKAGRVVKGVNFVNLRDAGDPVELAQIYNQAGADELVFLDITATHEDRDIIYDVVYRTAEQVFIPLTVGGGIQSLETIKKLLRAGADKVSINSSAVSDPDFVNRASDRFGNQCIVVAIDARRRDDPENPGWDVFVRGGRENTGLDAVSWAKEVAQRGAGELLVTSMDADGTQAGYDLELTRTIAEQVQIPVIASGGAGNCHHIYEAVTEGRAEAALLASLLHYGQLTVSEIKDYLAEHQVSIRQ; via the coding sequence ATGCTGGCGAAACGAATCTTGCCTTGTCTTGATGTGAAAGCAGGGCGCGTGGTAAAAGGCGTGAATTTTGTCAACCTGCGAGACGCGGGAGATCCGGTCGAACTGGCGCAAATCTATAACCAGGCAGGGGCAGATGAACTGGTGTTTCTCGACATTACTGCCACCCATGAAGATCGAGACATTATTTATGATGTGGTCTATCGCACTGCGGAGCAGGTCTTTATTCCTCTGACTGTTGGAGGCGGCATCCAATCCTTAGAAACAATTAAAAAATTGTTAAGAGCTGGAGCAGATAAGGTCAGCATTAACTCGTCAGCCGTGAGCGATCCAGATTTTGTCAACCGAGCCAGCGATCGATTTGGCAATCAATGTATTGTGGTGGCGATCGATGCCAGACGACGGGATGATCCTGAAAATCCGGGCTGGGATGTCTTTGTCCGGGGCGGCAGAGAAAATACCGGGCTTGATGCAGTTTCCTGGGCAAAAGAAGTGGCGCAGCGTGGCGCGGGCGAATTGCTAGTGACCAGTATGGATGCTGATGGAACTCAGGCAGGTTATGACCTGGAACTGACGCGAACGATCGCAGAACAGGTGCAGATTCCGGTCATTGCTTCTGGTGGCGCAGGCAACTGTCACCATATCTATGAAGCGGTGACTGAAGGCAGAGCTGAGGCTGCGCTCCTGGCATCACTGCTGCACTATGGTCAGTTAACGGTTTCGGAAATTAAGGATTATCTGGCAGAGCACCAGGTTTCAATCCGTCAATGA